Proteins from a genomic interval of Stenotrophomonas maltophilia:
- a CDS encoding DUF1653 domain-containing protein, with the protein MAELSPLPPLAPGRYRHFKGGEYEVLDIVRSSETLQPMVLYRALYGEGGLWVRPYAMFVEQVPGEHGPQPRFARIDA; encoded by the coding sequence ATGGCTGAGCTGAGTCCGCTACCCCCCCTGGCCCCAGGCCGCTACCGCCACTTCAAGGGCGGCGAGTACGAAGTGCTCGACATCGTCCGCAGCAGCGAGACCCTGCAGCCGATGGTGCTGTACCGCGCGCTGTATGGCGAAGGTGGCCTGTGGGTACGCCCGTACGCCATGTTCGTCGAGCAGGTGCCCGGCGAGCACGGACCGCAACCGCGTTTCGCCCGCATCGACGCATGA
- a CDS encoding LysE family translocator has product MALHTWWWFLATVFVLCGTPGPNMLHILGRSVGLGFRGSVPAMAGCLLAMLLVLAASAAGLSALLHSSPMLFEVLRYLGVAYLAWLGLKAWRDSCRPAPPVTVDAAVPMTPALGAWTVFRGGLLVGLSNPKLLLFAAAFLPQFVDPSRSQAVQYSVLVATFAACELFWYVMYAAGGHGLRRWLARPFARRWFERLVGSVFLAFAVALLRFRPR; this is encoded by the coding sequence ATGGCCCTGCATACCTGGTGGTGGTTCCTGGCCACGGTCTTTGTCCTGTGCGGCACGCCGGGGCCGAACATGCTGCACATCCTGGGCCGCAGCGTCGGGCTGGGTTTCCGTGGCAGCGTTCCGGCGATGGCAGGATGCCTGCTGGCGATGCTGCTGGTGCTGGCCGCGTCCGCTGCCGGCCTGAGCGCGCTGCTGCATTCCTCGCCGATGCTGTTCGAAGTGCTGCGCTATCTGGGCGTGGCCTACCTGGCCTGGCTGGGCCTGAAGGCATGGCGCGACAGCTGCCGACCTGCGCCACCGGTGACAGTGGATGCCGCAGTGCCGATGACACCGGCGCTTGGTGCCTGGACGGTGTTTCGTGGTGGGCTTCTGGTTGGCCTGAGCAACCCCAAGCTGCTGTTGTTCGCTGCTGCGTTCCTCCCCCAGTTTGTCGATCCGTCGCGCAGCCAGGCCGTGCAGTACAGCGTGCTGGTGGCCACCTTCGCCGCCTGCGAACTGTTCTGGTACGTGATGTACGCGGCGGGTGGGCACGGCCTGCGCCGCTGGCTGGCCAGGCCGTTCGCGCGGCGCTGGTTCGAGCGCCTGGTCGGAAGCGTGTTCCTGGCATTCGCGGTCGCGCTGCTGCGCTTCCGGCCGCGTTGA
- a CDS encoding DUF3011 domain-containing protein has protein sequence MGKALTWRTLACTLLPMLAAAGGAQAQSYGYGYDDDRYGGRDGGGIVRCESIKNRSNECRLEGRARMIRQLSGSPCVEGETWGQSRYGVWVTQGCRAEFVGEYRRGGGWGGGHGNGWGNGGNGWGGGEVITCHSNGHRQEYCDARIRRGVRLVRQDSRSACIEGQTWGWDRRGIWVSDGCRAQFQVN, from the coding sequence ATGGGCAAGGCACTCACCTGGCGCACCCTGGCCTGCACGCTGCTGCCGATGCTGGCCGCCGCAGGCGGCGCGCAGGCGCAGAGCTATGGCTACGGTTATGACGATGATCGCTATGGCGGTCGTGATGGCGGCGGCATCGTACGCTGCGAATCGATCAAGAACCGCAGCAATGAATGCCGCCTGGAAGGCCGTGCCCGGATGATCCGCCAGTTGTCGGGTTCGCCGTGTGTCGAGGGTGAGACCTGGGGGCAATCCCGCTACGGGGTCTGGGTGACCCAGGGCTGCCGGGCTGAGTTCGTTGGCGAGTACCGCCGTGGCGGTGGCTGGGGTGGTGGCCATGGCAACGGCTGGGGCAATGGCGGCAATGGCTGGGGTGGGGGTGAGGTGATCACCTGCCATTCCAACGGCCACCGCCAGGAGTACTGCGATGCCCGAATCCGTCGTGGTGTGCGCCTGGTCCGCCAGGATTCGCGCAGTGCCTGCATCGAAGGCCAGACCTGGGGCTGGGACCGCCGTGGCATCTGGGTCAGCGACGGCTGCCGGGCGCAGTTCCAGGTGAATTGA
- the dxs gene encoding 1-deoxy-D-xylulose-5-phosphate synthase, whose protein sequence is MIDSARYPRLARIQTPDDLRTFDESEMRAVADELRAYLIESVGKSGGHFAAGLGVIELTVALHYLYQTPHDQLVWDVGHQTYPHKILTGRRDEIHTVKQKDGVAPFPKREESEYDTFGVGHSSTSISAALGMAIARQSEGDDRKIVAVIGDGAMTAGMAFEALMHAGGMDPEPNLLVILNDNNMSISEAVGGLTKMLGRATGSRTLNALREGGKKILGDKKNNPARFVKRWEEHWKGMFVPSTMFEEMGFHYTGPIDGHDMPALLSTLKTLRASKGPKLLHVMTTKGKGYEPAEGDQIGYHAVGPFDPDKGLVAKAGAKKPTYTDVFSDWLCDAAAAEPRLYGITPAMREGSGLVRFSKEYPQRYFDVAIAEQHAVTLAAGMATQGGKPVVAIYSTFLQRAYDQLVHDVAIQDLDVLFAIDRAGVVGPDGATHAGNLDLSFLRCVPNLVVMAPSNEAECRQMLSTGLQHPGPAAVRYPRGTGTGVAAGTDLATLPIGKGELRQQGSRVALLAFGSTVAAAEQVGRELGLSVVNMRFIKPLDRELVLAVAAQHEGLVTIEDNVVAGGAGSGVGELLNAEGVLRPILHLGLPDSYQHHASREDLLAEAGIDAAGIRAAVLKRWPQLAAGTPPLSAAG, encoded by the coding sequence ATGATCGACTCTGCCCGCTATCCCCGCCTCGCGCGCATCCAGACACCGGATGACCTGCGCACGTTCGACGAATCCGAAATGAGGGCGGTCGCCGACGAGCTGCGCGCCTACCTCATCGAATCGGTCGGCAAGAGCGGTGGCCACTTCGCCGCCGGCCTGGGCGTGATCGAACTCACCGTGGCACTGCACTACCTGTACCAGACCCCGCACGACCAGCTGGTCTGGGACGTGGGCCACCAGACCTACCCGCACAAGATCCTCACCGGCCGTCGCGACGAGATCCATACCGTCAAGCAGAAGGACGGCGTCGCGCCATTCCCGAAGCGCGAGGAAAGCGAGTACGACACCTTTGGCGTCGGCCACTCCTCCACCTCGATCTCGGCCGCACTCGGCATGGCCATCGCGCGCCAGTCCGAAGGCGACGATCGCAAGATCGTGGCGGTGATCGGTGACGGCGCGATGACCGCCGGCATGGCCTTCGAAGCGCTGATGCACGCCGGCGGCATGGACCCGGAACCGAACCTGCTGGTGATCCTCAACGACAACAACATGTCGATCTCCGAGGCGGTCGGCGGCCTGACCAAGATGCTCGGCCGTGCCACCGGCAGCCGCACGCTCAACGCGCTGCGCGAAGGCGGCAAGAAGATCCTCGGCGACAAGAAGAACAACCCGGCACGCTTCGTGAAGCGCTGGGAAGAGCACTGGAAGGGCATGTTCGTGCCGTCCACGATGTTCGAGGAAATGGGCTTCCATTACACCGGCCCGATCGACGGCCACGACATGCCGGCCCTGCTGTCCACGCTGAAGACGCTGCGTGCCTCCAAGGGCCCGAAGCTGCTGCACGTGATGACCACCAAGGGCAAGGGCTACGAGCCGGCCGAGGGCGACCAGATCGGTTACCACGCCGTCGGCCCGTTCGATCCGGACAAGGGCCTGGTGGCCAAGGCCGGCGCCAAGAAGCCGACCTACACCGATGTGTTCAGCGACTGGCTGTGCGATGCCGCCGCCGCCGAGCCGCGCCTGTACGGCATCACCCCGGCGATGCGCGAAGGCTCCGGCCTGGTGCGTTTCAGCAAGGAATACCCGCAGCGCTACTTCGACGTGGCGATTGCCGAACAGCACGCGGTCACGCTGGCCGCCGGCATGGCGACCCAGGGCGGCAAGCCGGTGGTGGCGATCTATTCGACCTTCCTGCAGCGCGCGTACGACCAGCTGGTGCATGACGTGGCGATCCAGGACCTGGACGTGCTGTTCGCGATCGACCGCGCCGGCGTGGTCGGACCGGACGGTGCAACCCATGCCGGCAACCTCGACCTGAGCTTCCTGCGTTGCGTGCCAAACCTGGTGGTGATGGCGCCATCCAACGAAGCCGAGTGCCGCCAGATGCTCAGCACCGGCCTGCAGCATCCGGGCCCGGCCGCTGTGCGCTATCCGCGTGGCACCGGCACCGGCGTTGCAGCCGGCACCGATCTCGCCACCCTGCCGATCGGCAAGGGCGAGCTGCGCCAGCAGGGCAGCCGCGTCGCCCTGCTGGCCTTTGGCAGCACCGTGGCCGCCGCCGAACAGGTCGGTCGCGAACTGGGCCTGAGCGTGGTCAACATGCGCTTCATCAAACCGCTGGACCGCGAGCTGGTGCTGGCTGTCGCCGCTCAGCACGAGGGCCTGGTCACGATCGAAGACAACGTGGTGGCCGGTGGCGCCGGCTCCGGTGTCGGTGAGCTGCTCAATGCCGAGGGCGTGCTGCGCCCGATCCTGCACCTGGGCCTGCCCGACAGCTACCAGCACCATGCCAGCCGCGAGGACCTGCTGGCCGAAGCCGGTATCGATGCCGCGGGCATCCGCGCGGCGGTACTCAAGCGCTGGCCACAGCTGGCCGCCGGCACCCCGCCGCTCAGCGCGGCAGGCTGA
- a CDS encoding TetR/AcrR family transcriptional regulator translates to MSASPSRSRRKAPDSVRQSLLQATIEVIGRNGLAALTVQDVAQAAGVSKGALFHHFSSKQALVDEAIGALIGEFETRVRALLQENPEGHGRFSRAYVQANFEHLLQQEQDNDIGLTLGNLMEPALLAHWRTWKRAMLAEFADEANDPRLYAARCAADGYWATAYGRPLDEEERANALAMAEQALKLCDPQ, encoded by the coding sequence ATGTCCGCATCCCCCTCCCGTTCGCGCCGCAAGGCGCCCGACAGCGTGCGCCAGTCACTGCTGCAGGCCACCATTGAAGTGATCGGCCGTAACGGCCTGGCCGCGCTGACCGTGCAGGACGTCGCGCAGGCCGCCGGTGTCAGCAAGGGTGCGTTGTTCCATCATTTCAGCAGCAAGCAGGCACTGGTGGATGAAGCCATCGGCGCACTCATCGGCGAGTTCGAAACGCGGGTTCGTGCCCTGCTGCAGGAAAACCCCGAAGGCCATGGCCGTTTCAGCCGCGCCTATGTGCAGGCCAATTTCGAGCATCTGCTGCAGCAGGAACAGGACAACGACATCGGCCTGACCCTGGGCAACCTGATGGAACCGGCCCTGCTCGCGCATTGGCGTACATGGAAGCGCGCGATGCTGGCCGAATTCGCCGACGAAGCCAACGATCCCCGACTGTATGCGGCGCGCTGCGCTGCCGACGGCTACTGGGCCACGGCCTATGGACGTCCGCTGGACGAGGAAGAACGTGCCAACGCATTGGCCATGGCCGAACAGGCCCTGAAACTGTGCGACCCGCAGTGA
- a CDS encoding SMR family transporter has product MNPYLYLAAAIVLEVIATSLLKASDGMSRLAPTLGALVGYGLCFYLLSMTMKSIPTGIAYAIWSGVGIVLISLIGLVVFKQRLDAPALIGIGLICAGVLVINLFSRSSAH; this is encoded by the coding sequence ATGAATCCCTACCTCTACCTTGCCGCTGCCATCGTGCTGGAAGTGATTGCCACATCACTGCTGAAAGCGTCCGACGGCATGAGCCGACTGGCGCCGACACTGGGCGCACTGGTCGGCTACGGGCTGTGCTTCTACCTGCTGTCGATGACCATGAAGTCGATCCCGACCGGCATCGCCTACGCAATCTGGTCCGGCGTCGGCATCGTGCTGATCTCGCTGATCGGGCTGGTGGTGTTCAAGCAGCGCCTGGATGCACCGGCGTTGATCGGCATCGGCCTGATCTGCGCCGGCGTACTGGTGATCAACCTGTTCTCGCGCAGCAGCGCGCACTGA
- a CDS encoding DUF1328 domain-containing protein: MIKWAIIFAIIGVIAGVLGFGGIAGAAVGIAKFLFWAGIIIAVVLFLLGMTVAKKVS; this comes from the coding sequence ATGATCAAGTGGGCCATCATCTTCGCCATCATCGGTGTGATCGCAGGCGTGCTCGGCTTCGGCGGCATTGCCGGTGCCGCGGTCGGCATCGCCAAGTTCCTGTTCTGGGCCGGCATCATCATCGCCGTGGTGCTGTTCCTGCTCGGCATGACCGTAGCGAAGAAGGTCAGCTAG